In the Candidatus Binatia bacterium genome, one interval contains:
- a CDS encoding SDR family oxidoreductase, producing MTTSDRTVIVTGGGAGIGRATSVRLGRDGFAVAVWDLDRDNAEHTAAEIRDHGGRAVAIDCDVSRRDSVDAARDRTSAELGSAWGLVNNAGIDRLSLFKESDPRDWRVILDVNLVGTLNVTHSVLPGMVALGSGRIVCISSDAARVGSTGEAVYAAAKAGLLGFVKTLAREAARNGILVNAVCPGPTDTNLLDSVRSRPNGERIIEAMTRSIPLGRVARPEDISGAIAFFLSDDAGYITGQVLSVSGGLTMVG from the coding sequence GTGACAACGAGCGACCGGACCGTGATCGTCACCGGCGGAGGCGCCGGCATCGGCCGTGCGACGAGCGTGCGCCTCGGGCGTGACGGTTTTGCCGTCGCCGTCTGGGACCTGGACCGCGACAACGCCGAGCACACTGCCGCCGAAATCCGCGACCACGGCGGCCGCGCCGTCGCAATCGACTGCGACGTCAGCCGGCGCGACTCGGTGGACGCTGCACGCGACCGCACCAGCGCGGAGCTCGGCAGCGCGTGGGGCCTCGTCAACAACGCCGGCATCGACCGCCTGTCGCTGTTCAAGGAGAGCGATCCGCGCGACTGGCGCGTGATCCTCGACGTCAATCTCGTCGGCACCCTCAACGTCACGCACTCGGTGCTGCCGGGGATGGTCGCGCTCGGCAGCGGGCGCATCGTCTGCATCAGCTCGGACGCGGCGCGCGTCGGATCCACCGGCGAGGCGGTCTATGCAGCGGCGAAGGCGGGACTGCTCGGATTCGTCAAGACGCTGGCGCGCGAGGCGGCGCGCAACGGCATCCTCGTCAACGCCGTCTGCCCCGGTCCTACCGACACCAATCTGCTCGACTCGGTGAGAAGCCGCCCCAACGGCGAGCGCATCATCGAGGCGATGACGCGCTCGATTCCGCTCGGCCGCGTGGCGAGGCCGGAGGACATCTCCGGTGCGATCGCATTCTTTCTTTCGGACGATGCGGGCTACATCACCGGACAGGTGCTGTCAGTCTCCGGCGGATTGACAATGGTCGGCTGA
- a CDS encoding acyl-CoA dehydrogenase family protein → MDFGLTADQEQLRDAVRDYFARELPVSFARAMLEDDSGFTHAAWQGLSDLGWIGLAVPEDLGGSGLGLLDLVLAAEEGGRVALPGPWTTTVSLGLPLVLAAADDAQQRALVPEIAGGKRRIACAISEERGLWSSDGIAMRAARDGSSLVLRGTKLFVPDAGEADTLIVVAQLDSGLGVFAMPTDMPGIAVAPMQTIDRTRRLFTLDFDNVRLEAGCLLGGDAQDPALLDSVIDRAKVTMAAGMVGAADRALAMTVEYVGIREQFGRAIATFQAIQHRCADMKVAVEHARSLVYYAAWACDTGAADRRLAAAMAKAFASDACPRVAADAVQLHGGIGFTWEHDLHIYFKRLKADEQTYGDATLNRELVARLLEEAA, encoded by the coding sequence ATGGATTTCGGCCTGACGGCGGACCAGGAGCAGCTTCGCGATGCGGTGAGGGACTACTTCGCGCGCGAACTTCCGGTTTCGTTCGCGCGAGCGATGCTCGAGGACGACAGCGGATTCACGCACGCCGCGTGGCAAGGCCTGTCCGACCTCGGCTGGATCGGCCTGGCGGTACCCGAAGATCTCGGAGGAAGCGGGCTCGGGCTTCTCGACCTCGTGCTGGCGGCCGAAGAAGGCGGCCGGGTCGCGTTACCGGGTCCGTGGACCACGACGGTTTCGCTCGGTCTGCCGCTGGTGCTGGCGGCGGCGGATGACGCCCAGCAACGGGCGCTGGTGCCGGAGATTGCCGGCGGAAAGCGCCGCATCGCGTGCGCGATCTCCGAAGAGCGAGGACTCTGGAGCAGCGACGGCATCGCGATGCGCGCGGCCCGCGACGGCTCCTCGCTGGTGCTGCGCGGAACCAAGCTGTTCGTACCCGACGCCGGCGAGGCCGACACCCTGATCGTCGTCGCGCAGCTCGACTCCGGGCTCGGCGTGTTCGCGATGCCGACCGACATGCCGGGAATTGCGGTCGCCCCGATGCAGACCATCGATCGTACCCGCCGGCTGTTCACGCTGGATTTCGACAACGTGCGCCTCGAGGCCGGCTGCCTTCTCGGCGGTGATGCGCAGGACCCGGCGCTGCTCGATTCGGTGATCGACCGCGCCAAGGTTACGATGGCCGCGGGCATGGTCGGCGCCGCCGACCGGGCGCTGGCAATGACGGTGGAGTACGTCGGCATTCGCGAGCAGTTCGGTCGCGCCATCGCGACGTTCCAGGCCATTCAGCACCGCTGCGCCGACATGAAAGTGGCGGTCGAGCACGCCCGCTCCCTCGTCTATTACGCCGCGTGGGCCTGCGACACGGGAGCCGCGGACCGGCGGCTGGCGGCCGCAATGGCCAAGGCATTCGCCAGCGATGCCTGCCCCCGCGTGGCGGCAGACGCCGTGCAGCTGCACGGCGGCATCGGCTTTACCTGGGAGCACGACCTGCACATTTATTTCAAGCGGCTCAAGGCCGACGAGCAGACCTACGGCGATGCGACGCTCAATCGCGAGCTGGTCGCACGCCTGCTGGAGGAAGCGGCGTGA
- a CDS encoding DUF4340 domain-containing protein — translation MSWPRIVLYWTLAAVLTLHLAGIRKQWEAAVAPATPESMPFLEAVPERIDRVRMEKDGLAVQFEKKDGRWIVTEPEGVSPPGDVVDAVLESFATLPPIEIVEKGVEHEGQFGLVPPRARIRIEQQGTLVSTIVLGDLSPTRTAVYAKRSGKDEVALIGLNSMYYIDLVFENIRRQKGGGGVAEPVAPAGSAPAVQPGGGDGAAE, via the coding sequence GTGAGCTGGCCGCGCATCGTGCTGTACTGGACGCTTGCGGCGGTGCTGACGCTGCATCTGGCCGGGATCCGCAAGCAGTGGGAAGCGGCCGTCGCGCCGGCGACGCCGGAGTCCATGCCGTTTCTCGAAGCGGTGCCGGAGCGCATCGATCGCGTGCGCATGGAAAAGGACGGGCTGGCCGTGCAGTTCGAAAAGAAGGACGGCCGCTGGATCGTCACCGAGCCCGAGGGAGTCTCGCCTCCCGGCGACGTCGTCGATGCGGTGCTCGAGAGCTTCGCGACGCTGCCGCCGATCGAGATCGTCGAAAAGGGCGTCGAGCACGAAGGACAGTTCGGCCTGGTGCCGCCGCGCGCGCGCATCCGCATCGAGCAGCAGGGAACCCTGGTCTCGACGATCGTGCTCGGCGATTTGAGCCCGACGCGCACGGCCGTCTACGCCAAACGCTCCGGCAAGGACGAGGTGGCCTTGATCGGCCTGAACTCGATGTACTACATCGACCTCGTGTTCGAGAACATACGACGCCAGAAAGGCGGCGGCGGGGTCGCCGAGCCGGTGGCACCGGCCGGATCGGCGCCTGCGGTGCAGCCCGGCGGCGGCGACGGCGCTGCCGAGTGA
- a CDS encoding GldG family protein — MISRSWIKWGQLAAATLGLLWLLMALVTETYIYNVRWDLSAGDRFTLSDHARQVLAKIKKPVKIRAFIRTEDARNPFLKDLLWQVSRVNPLIDYDVVDVNRNPAMAAQYGVSSYGSTVVESAGKRADFSNPSESLLMSALLKVMQEPKRIFVLSGHGECDLDNTDRHEGCSVMRDALQLESFDVEKLTLVGDVPANADVVVIPGPQSDLLESETAALGRWLDKGGKLFVMIDPFRAPRLVALLGSHGIEVGANIVIDLENRMAGGEPWSTVLSDVNHQHLISSTLKAPPLFSLAAAVVARDNVEAGREATTLLRTGPHSWATFDPKIVETGDAHFVAGRDVNGPIPVAAVVVERAPKASQQGVQTRLVVFGDSDFATNRFLDYLGNKDLLVNSVNWLAREDDLMGNRPEQKTPGKNQLFISQSDADSVFGAAVLWEPGIFLLVGIAVFVRRRLAT, encoded by the coding sequence GTGATCTCGCGGTCCTGGATCAAGTGGGGCCAGCTCGCGGCGGCTACCCTTGGCCTGCTGTGGCTGCTGATGGCGCTCGTCACCGAGACGTACATCTACAACGTGCGCTGGGACCTGAGCGCCGGCGACCGCTTCACGCTGTCGGACCACGCCCGCCAGGTGCTCGCGAAGATCAAGAAGCCGGTCAAGATCCGCGCATTCATCCGCACCGAGGATGCGCGCAATCCGTTCCTCAAGGACCTGCTGTGGCAGGTCTCGCGCGTGAACCCGCTGATCGACTACGACGTCGTCGACGTCAACCGCAACCCGGCGATGGCGGCCCAGTACGGCGTCAGCTCCTACGGATCCACCGTCGTCGAATCCGCCGGCAAGCGCGCCGACTTCAGCAACCCTTCCGAATCGCTGCTGATGTCCGCGCTGCTCAAGGTCATGCAGGAGCCGAAGAGGATCTTCGTGCTGTCGGGCCACGGCGAGTGCGATCTCGACAATACGGATCGCCACGAAGGCTGCTCGGTGATGCGCGACGCGCTGCAGCTCGAGTCGTTCGACGTCGAGAAGCTGACCCTGGTCGGTGACGTTCCCGCCAACGCCGACGTCGTCGTGATCCCCGGGCCGCAGAGCGACCTGCTCGAGAGCGAAACCGCAGCGCTCGGACGCTGGCTCGACAAGGGCGGCAAGCTGTTCGTGATGATCGACCCGTTCCGTGCGCCGCGCCTGGTCGCGCTGCTCGGCAGCCACGGCATCGAGGTCGGCGCGAACATCGTCATCGATCTGGAAAATCGCATGGCCGGCGGAGAGCCGTGGTCGACGGTGCTCTCGGACGTCAACCACCAGCACCTGATCTCGTCGACGCTGAAGGCCCCGCCGCTGTTCTCGCTGGCCGCTGCGGTGGTCGCGCGCGACAACGTCGAGGCCGGGCGCGAGGCGACGACGCTGCTGAGGACCGGGCCGCACAGCTGGGCCACCTTCGACCCGAAGATCGTCGAGACCGGCGATGCGCACTTCGTCGCCGGACGCGACGTCAACGGCCCGATCCCGGTGGCCGCCGTCGTCGTCGAGCGCGCTCCCAAGGCGTCGCAGCAAGGCGTGCAGACGCGGCTCGTCGTCTTCGGGGACTCCGATTTCGCGACGAACCGCTTCCTCGACTACCTCGGCAACAAGGATCTGCTCGTCAACAGCGTCAACTGGCTCGCCCGCGAGGACGACCTGATGGGCAACCGGCCCGAGCAGAAGACGCCGGGCAAGAACCAGCTCTTCATCAGCCAGTCCGACGCCGACTCGGTGTTCGGTGCGGCCGTACTGTGGGAGCCGGGAATCTTTCTTCTCGTCGGCATCGCCGTGTTCGTGCGCCGGAGACTCGCGACGTGA
- a CDS encoding ABC transporter permease has protein sequence MRSFVALLVKELQGFFMLPLVYFVGAVFLALSGYYFYTNLNAFITFGFGESIVEHLWQRLYADIVRVIITVIPLITMRVYAEEKHLGTIELLYTAPLRDFQILAAKFLACMAVFIVIVGSTALYPYLIWRVQHFDLSQLVAIYLGLLLLIASMVSIGIWLSSMTETQLIAAMFTYGVILLLWNLSWNEAAVPGDWLGFVSQLCAYDHFEPFSRGVVDLKDVSYYVAIVVMSGWLTMRSMESRQWRGRR, from the coding sequence GTGAGGTCCTTCGTGGCCCTGCTGGTCAAGGAGCTGCAGGGCTTCTTCATGCTGCCGCTGGTGTACTTCGTCGGCGCCGTGTTCCTGGCGCTGTCCGGCTACTATTTCTACACGAACCTGAATGCGTTCATCACGTTCGGCTTCGGCGAGAGCATCGTCGAGCACCTGTGGCAGCGCCTGTACGCCGACATCGTGCGCGTGATCATCACCGTGATCCCGCTGATCACGATGCGCGTGTACGCCGAGGAGAAACACCTCGGCACGATCGAGCTCCTGTACACGGCGCCGCTGCGCGACTTCCAGATCCTGGCCGCCAAGTTCCTGGCCTGCATGGCGGTGTTCATCGTGATCGTCGGCTCGACGGCGCTTTACCCGTACCTGATCTGGCGCGTGCAGCACTTCGACCTGAGCCAACTCGTGGCGATCTACCTCGGCCTGCTGCTGCTGATCGCTTCGATGGTCTCGATCGGAATCTGGCTGTCGTCGATGACCGAAACCCAGCTGATCGCGGCGATGTTCACGTACGGCGTCATTCTGCTGCTGTGGAACCTTTCGTGGAACGAAGCGGCGGTTCCCGGCGACTGGCTCGGCTTCGTCTCCCAACTCTGTGCGTACGATCATTTCGAGCCGTTCTCGCGCGGCGTCGTCGACCTCAAGGACGTTTCCTACTACGTCGCCATCGTCGTGATGTCGGGCTGGCTGACGATGCGCTCGATGGAATCGCGGCAGTGGAGGGGACGGCGGTGA
- a CDS encoding ABC transporter ATP-binding protein has product MIQATNLTKDYGRFRAVDDVSFRIEPGEIVGLLGPNGSGKTTIMRMLTGFFAPTSGTCSLAGIDVIEHPREARRLIGYLPERVALYPDMTVKGFLAFIAKVRGLEGNVGSAVSDAMDVCGLTSMAGRQIGKLSKGYRQRVGIAQAIIHQPQVLILDEPTVGLDPRQIVEIRALIRTLAGLATVLLSTHILPEVSVTCRRVLILDHGKVIAEDSVEGLTEKTAGRGETMVRVGGGEATVVAAIREVAGIDDVEVTERSPDGTLTLTVRSRSGGAVRPALAKSLVDRGCAVHEISPHLMSLEDLFVDILARSSSRETAA; this is encoded by the coding sequence GTGATCCAGGCAACGAATTTGACCAAGGACTACGGCCGCTTCCGCGCGGTCGACGACGTTTCGTTCCGAATCGAGCCCGGCGAGATCGTCGGCCTGCTCGGCCCCAACGGCTCGGGCAAGACGACGATCATGCGCATGCTGACCGGCTTCTTCGCGCCGACGTCGGGCACCTGCAGCCTGGCCGGCATCGACGTCATCGAGCATCCCCGCGAAGCGAGGCGCCTGATCGGCTATCTGCCGGAACGGGTTGCGCTGTATCCGGACATGACCGTCAAGGGCTTCCTGGCGTTCATCGCCAAGGTGCGCGGCCTCGAGGGCAACGTCGGCAGCGCGGTTTCGGACGCCATGGACGTCTGCGGCCTGACGTCGATGGCGGGCCGCCAGATCGGAAAGCTGTCGAAGGGCTACCGGCAGAGAGTCGGAATCGCGCAGGCGATCATCCACCAGCCGCAGGTGTTGATCCTCGACGAGCCCACCGTTGGACTCGATCCCCGTCAGATCGTCGAGATCCGCGCGCTCATCCGTACGCTGGCCGGCCTGGCCACCGTCCTGCTGTCGACCCACATCCTGCCGGAAGTCAGCGTCACTTGCCGCCGCGTCCTGATCCTGGACCACGGCAAGGTGATCGCCGAGGATTCGGTCGAAGGGCTGACCGAGAAGACTGCAGGGCGAGGGGAGACGATGGTACGGGTCGGCGGCGGCGAGGCCACGGTCGTCGCTGCCATCCGCGAAGTGGCCGGCATCGACGACGTCGAGGTCACCGAGAGATCGCCCGACGGAACGCTGACGCTGACCGTGCGCAGCAGGAGCGGCGGCGCCGTGCGCCCCGCGCTGGCAAAGAGCCTCGTCGATCGCGGCTGCGCCGTGCACGAGATCAGCCCGCATCTGATGAGCCTCGAAGACCTCTTCGTCGACATCCTGGCGCGGTCTTCGAGCCGGGAGACGGCGGCGTGA
- a CDS encoding MMPL family transporter: MAINYEVPADKRLLYWIGDKLIDWRHPVSIVVLFVTGLFAYWSFQLSLVTSFGELLPQSHPYVQIHNQYSKDFGGANNIVMMVEVEDGDIFNVEDLGIIYLMTQEMDRVYGVNHSQIDSIGHRTTRHLRVAAAGTLRSEPIMIDMPRTDSDAAEVRRIVHNSENVFGILVSLDDKAALIRANFIEGRLEYNRIFEEMNERVIAPFTDGWIGAQLMDVEPDRAEALKVEKGTGILVKRIFNDKTSTAFQGGLKEGDVITKINGKTAQRRWEVSSAIIKAKQEGTGPVKINYLRDGNPGEATIASGGSNVKVWAAGEPRLYGWVYKYAGDVFFVLVVTYCIEWVLRWFYFHDWRGALRPTITGLIAAFWGMGFIYLIGLALDPLMLVMPFLITARAVSHAIQMHDRYYEEFERCGWNKRRAIVASFAELFVPTFSGISTDAFGVLVILLVPVLMLQKLAVTASWWILAITISEMLLNPIVYYYLKAPEPELVMLRERGGFRRMIERFVDGLMTTTGKTITVVAWLACAGIALYYARGLTIGDPHSASPLLWAESPYNESHNHVQGKFGGVEPLIIVAEGYDKNAMKDPHTLKDMEGFQRFLERDPSVGYSFSLADILRAVNSVFHELEPKWGVIPNNWVDVGGLFFIFFSGSPPTETAKYVSTDYATAHVTFFCRDHKGSNIDRIIGRSLQYIAASELSTLGITVEGKGEEGKETITVASVLDEPKWSQHDKSFIGKRVNGKDASPFKAGDEIVKVGGNSFKGMEEFHAALHQAVEDSRSVPFVLSRGGQQLDVEVTPPWKARFRLAGGLIGVLAAANAELVRNDLLMNFLGFFTIWVIIFFTYRSAMSGFYLLGPLVLSNIMVNAYMAVNDIGVNIHTLPLVTVGVGFGIDYGLYIVSRIIEEIQVTNDLEKSVREALVTSGKAVTFTAVTMIISTLFWKSSNIRFDAEMGQLLAIWMAISYVGSQTLTPVLILLFKPKFIMKEAGHAENRKLVRIVE; this comes from the coding sequence ATGGCGATCAATTACGAAGTCCCGGCCGACAAGCGCCTCCTGTACTGGATCGGTGACAAACTGATCGACTGGCGACACCCCGTGTCGATCGTCGTTCTGTTCGTGACCGGCCTGTTCGCGTACTGGAGCTTCCAGCTGAGCCTCGTCACGAGCTTCGGCGAGTTGCTGCCGCAGAGCCACCCGTACGTCCAGATCCACAACCAGTATTCCAAGGATTTCGGCGGCGCCAACAACATCGTGATGATGGTCGAGGTCGAGGATGGCGACATCTTCAACGTCGAGGATCTCGGCATCATCTACCTGATGACGCAGGAGATGGACCGCGTCTACGGCGTCAACCACAGCCAGATCGACTCGATCGGACACCGCACGACGCGCCACCTGCGAGTCGCCGCGGCCGGTACGCTGCGCTCCGAGCCGATCATGATCGACATGCCGCGCACCGACTCGGACGCCGCCGAGGTCCGGCGCATCGTCCACAACTCGGAGAACGTGTTCGGCATCCTCGTCTCCCTCGACGACAAGGCCGCGCTCATTCGCGCGAACTTCATCGAGGGCCGGCTCGAGTACAACCGCATCTTCGAGGAGATGAACGAGCGCGTGATCGCGCCGTTCACCGACGGCTGGATCGGCGCCCAGCTCATGGACGTCGAGCCCGACCGGGCCGAGGCTCTCAAGGTCGAAAAGGGCACCGGCATCCTCGTCAAGCGCATCTTCAACGACAAGACGTCCACCGCCTTCCAGGGCGGCCTGAAGGAAGGCGACGTCATCACGAAGATCAACGGCAAGACTGCGCAGCGGCGCTGGGAAGTCAGCTCGGCGATCATCAAGGCCAAGCAGGAAGGCACCGGTCCGGTCAAGATCAACTACCTGCGCGACGGCAACCCGGGAGAGGCGACGATCGCGTCGGGCGGCTCCAACGTGAAGGTCTGGGCCGCCGGCGAGCCGCGCCTGTACGGCTGGGTCTACAAGTACGCCGGCGACGTGTTCTTCGTGCTGGTGGTCACCTACTGCATCGAGTGGGTGCTGCGCTGGTTCTACTTCCACGACTGGCGCGGTGCGCTGCGGCCGACGATCACGGGCCTGATCGCGGCGTTCTGGGGCATGGGCTTCATCTACCTGATCGGCCTGGCACTGGACCCGCTGATGCTCGTGATGCCGTTCCTGATCACGGCTCGAGCGGTCAGTCACGCCATCCAGATGCACGACCGCTATTACGAGGAGTTCGAGCGCTGCGGCTGGAACAAGCGCCGCGCGATCGTCGCCTCGTTCGCCGAGCTGTTCGTGCCGACCTTCTCGGGCATCTCGACCGATGCCTTCGGCGTGCTGGTCATCCTGCTGGTCCCGGTGCTGATGCTGCAGAAGCTGGCCGTGACGGCGTCGTGGTGGATCCTGGCCATCACGATCTCCGAGATGCTCCTGAACCCGATCGTCTACTACTACCTGAAGGCGCCCGAGCCGGAGCTCGTCATGCTGCGCGAGCGCGGCGGGTTCCGCCGCATGATCGAGCGCTTCGTCGACGGCCTGATGACCACGACGGGCAAGACGATCACGGTGGTCGCGTGGCTGGCCTGTGCCGGCATCGCCCTCTACTACGCGCGCGGCCTGACCATCGGCGACCCGCACTCGGCCTCGCCGCTGCTGTGGGCCGAGTCGCCGTACAACGAGTCGCACAACCACGTGCAGGGCAAGTTCGGCGGCGTCGAGCCGCTGATCATCGTCGCCGAGGGCTACGACAAGAACGCGATGAAGGACCCGCACACGCTCAAGGACATGGAAGGTTTCCAGCGCTTCCTCGAGCGCGACCCGTCGGTGGGCTACAGCTTCTCGCTGGCCGACATCCTTCGTGCCGTCAACAGCGTGTTCCACGAGCTGGAGCCGAAGTGGGGCGTCATCCCGAACAACTGGGTCGACGTCGGCGGCCTGTTCTTCATTTTCTTCTCGGGCTCGCCGCCCACCGAGACGGCCAAGTACGTCTCGACCGACTACGCCACCGCGCACGTCACGTTCTTCTGCCGTGACCACAAGGGCTCGAACATCGACCGCATCATCGGACGTTCGCTGCAATACATCGCGGCTTCGGAGCTGAGCACCCTCGGCATCACCGTCGAGGGCAAGGGCGAGGAAGGCAAAGAGACGATCACGGTGGCCTCCGTGCTCGACGAGCCGAAGTGGAGCCAGCACGACAAGTCGTTCATCGGCAAGCGCGTCAACGGCAAGGATGCTTCGCCGTTCAAGGCCGGCGACGAGATCGTCAAGGTCGGCGGCAACAGCTTCAAGGGCATGGAAGAGTTCCACGCGGCGCTGCACCAGGCGGTCGAGGATTCGCGCTCGGTGCCGTTCGTGCTCAGTCGCGGCGGCCAGCAGCTCGACGTCGAGGTGACGCCGCCGTGGAAGGCGCGTTTCCGCCTCGCCGGTGGCCTGATCGGCGTGCTCGCGGCGGCCAACGCCGAGCTGGTGCGCAACGACCTGCTGATGAACTTCCTCGGGTTCTTCACCATCTGGGTCATCATTTTCTTCACGTACCGGTCGGCGATGTCGGGCTTCTACCTGCTCGGGCCCCTGGTGCTGTCGAACATCATGGTCAATGCGTACATGGCCGTGAACGACATCGGCGTGAACATCCACACTCTGCCGCTCGTGACCGTCGGGGTCGGATTCGGCATCGACTACGGCCTGTACATCGTCAGCCGCATCATCGAGGAGATCCAGGTGACCAACGACCTGGAGAAGTCGGTGCGCGAGGCGCTGGTCACCTCGGGCAAGGCCGTGACGTTCACGGCGGTCACGATGATCATCAGCACGCTGTTCTGGAAGTCGTCGAACATCCGCTTCGACGCAGAGATGGGCCAACTCCTGGCGATCTGGATGGCGATCAGCTACGTCGGGTCGCAGACGCTCACGCCGGTGCTGATCCTGCTGTTCAAGCCGAAGTTCATCATGAAAGAGGCCGGCCACGCCGAAAACCGCAAGCTCGTGCGCATCGTCGAGTAG
- a CDS encoding YCF48-related protein, which yields MGSNALSGRRRGLTLLALAAVAALPGCHRHDKWEDMLSQKVYVSDRFYDVAVLGPKEALVVGYNGKLLSTTDFGSTWNIVESGSQHGLFSISFAPDKKVGWIVGQAATIQKTTDGGKTWTPQGGHIYMTDECRQGGGDPDATDESDKCPLAPLFAVSAVDDNTAVAIGDRATLTITHDGGKTWKTSTLKPIAVGNVDANAGIAFEDPVLYDVQMLDAQNGFVVGEFGNILKTTDGGATWHEKQASLVGEDYFDIMELPTFFDVDFRGANTGYVVGLEGRVARSTDGGETWQWMPHGVKEYDAPFYSVDILPSGAVWAVGGSGQAIYSAPGGKLGKGDLGTRVTNWIRNVRFYDDNTGWMVGGFGFIMNTTDGGKTWFRRIG from the coding sequence ATGGGATCCAATGCCCTTTCAGGTCGGCGCCGCGGCCTGACGCTTCTTGCGCTGGCCGCCGTGGCAGCCCTGCCTGGCTGTCATCGCCACGACAAGTGGGAAGACATGCTCAGCCAGAAGGTCTACGTATCCGACCGTTTCTACGACGTCGCGGTACTCGGCCCGAAAGAAGCTCTCGTCGTCGGCTACAACGGCAAGCTGCTCTCGACCACCGACTTCGGTTCCACCTGGAACATCGTCGAAAGCGGAAGCCAGCACGGCCTCTTCAGCATCAGTTTCGCTCCCGACAAGAAAGTAGGTTGGATCGTCGGGCAGGCCGCGACGATCCAGAAGACGACCGACGGCGGCAAGACGTGGACGCCGCAGGGCGGCCACATCTACATGACCGACGAGTGCCGCCAGGGCGGCGGCGATCCCGACGCCACGGACGAATCGGACAAGTGCCCGCTGGCGCCGCTGTTCGCCGTCAGCGCCGTCGATGACAACACCGCCGTGGCCATCGGCGACCGCGCGACTCTGACGATCACGCACGACGGCGGAAAAACCTGGAAAACGTCGACGCTGAAGCCCATTGCCGTCGGCAACGTCGACGCCAACGCCGGCATCGCGTTCGAAGATCCGGTCCTCTACGACGTACAGATGCTGGATGCGCAGAACGGCTTCGTCGTCGGCGAGTTCGGCAACATCCTGAAGACCACCGACGGCGGCGCCACGTGGCACGAAAAGCAGGCCTCGCTGGTCGGCGAAGACTACTTCGACATCATGGAGCTGCCGACGTTCTTCGACGTCGACTTCCGCGGTGCCAACACCGGCTACGTGGTCGGCCTCGAGGGCCGCGTCGCGCGCTCGACCGACGGGGGCGAGACCTGGCAGTGGATGCCCCACGGCGTCAAGGAGTACGACGCGCCGTTCTACTCGGTCGACATTCTGCCCAGCGGCGCCGTCTGGGCCGTCGGCGGCTCGGGCCAGGCCATCTACAGTGCCCCCGGCGGCAAACTCGGCAAGGGCGACCTCGGCACCCGCGTGACGAACTGGATCCGCAACGTGCGGTTCTACGACGACAACACCGGCTGGATGGTCGGGGGCTTCGGCTTCATCATGAACACGACCGACGGCGGCAAGACCTGGTTCCGCCGCATCGGCTGA
- a CDS encoding SCP2 sterol-binding domain-containing protein, with the protein MTSTETAIPTAAPAPTLQDRVREIFSAFEAQGAPGATTTTRYLLKLAGSATGTFVLEVSPTGVRWMNGDGESAETTIKLDTSDFIAIADGSLDGRLALASEKIEIEGDLAAAATLLRLFFPADQD; encoded by the coding sequence GTGACCAGCACCGAGACGGCAATCCCCACCGCAGCCCCGGCCCCCACCCTCCAGGACCGGGTCCGCGAAATCTTCAGCGCGTTCGAGGCCCAGGGCGCTCCGGGCGCGACGACGACGACTCGTTACCTGCTCAAGCTCGCGGGCTCGGCCACCGGCACTTTCGTGCTGGAAGTCTCGCCCACCGGCGTGCGCTGGATGAACGGCGACGGCGAGTCGGCCGAGACGACGATCAAGCTCGACACCAGCGACTTCATCGCGATCGCCGACGGCAGCCTCGACGGCCGCCTGGCGCTCGCCAGCGAGAAGATCGAGATCGAAGGCGACCTTGCCGCGGCTGCCACGCTGCTGCGCCTGTTCTTCCCGGCTGACCAGGACTGA
- a CDS encoding response regulator, with translation MDPAKVSTRYRNAHLRDCVVLVDDEANIRETIAFILDAEGVEVATAADGVEGLAAIRRLKPKVVLLDVMMPRMDGYEVCRAIRQDANLIGTYVIILTAKGQRSDEQRALEIGADMYLSKPFDDEVVLRVIGEVFAGLPLV, from the coding sequence ATGGATCCGGCAAAAGTGAGCACTCGCTACCGCAACGCCCACCTGCGCGACTGCGTCGTGCTGGTGGACGACGAAGCGAACATCCGCGAGACGATCGCCTTCATCCTCGATGCCGAGGGTGTCGAGGTCGCCACGGCCGCCGACGGCGTGGAGGGCCTGGCTGCCATCCGGCGCCTCAAGCCGAAGGTCGTGCTGCTCGACGTCATGATGCCGCGCATGGATGGTTACGAGGTCTGCCGCGCGATACGCCAGGACGCGAACCTCATCGGCACCTACGTCATCATCCTCACGGCCAAGGGCCAGAGGTCCGACGAGCAGAGGGCGCTCGAGATCGGCGCGGACATGTACCTGTCCAAGCCGTTCGACGACGAGGTCGTGCTGCGGGTAATCGGTGAGGTGTTTGCGGGACTGCCGCTGGTCTGA